One Setaria viridis chromosome 5, Setaria_viridis_v4.0, whole genome shotgun sequence genomic region harbors:
- the LOC117858980 gene encoding adenylate isopentenyltransferase 3, chloroplastic → MDGTNGAMACGGKGKVVVVMGATATGKSKLAVDLALRFGGEVVNSDKIQVHDGLAIVTNKVTAEECRGVPHHLIGVVSPDADYTAADFCRDATRAVGSIHARGRIPIIAGGSNRYLEALLDWEPAFRRRYECCFLWVDGDLPVLDRYIRGRVDCMLEQGLVDEVRGIFQPDADYSRGIRRAIGVPEMDKYFRLEAVGELDGDDDELRAQLLSVAVDEIKANTCGLVRRQLRKIRRLLGISRWSLRRLDATAVLMLKTSVARDPETERAAWEADVAGPATRAVATFLGRNGQTTDGKAGLVAAAAKEVAMAGAGTTEWCGQQLEKAAVVPGRARVFLGMKAAAAAV, encoded by the coding sequence ATGGACGGCACAAATGGAGCGATGGCGTGCGGTGGCAAGGGAAAGGTGGTGGTAGTGATGGGCGCCACGGCCACCGGTAAGTCCAAGCTGGCAGTCGACCTCGCACTGCGATTCGGCGGGGAGGTCGTCAACTCCGACAAGATCCAGGTCCACGACGGCCTCGCCATCGTCACCAACAAGGTGACTGCAGAGGAGTGCCGGGGCGTGCCACACCACCTCATCGGTGTTGTGAGCCCCGACGCTGACTACACCGCCGCCGACTTCTGCCGTGACGCCACGCGCGCCGTGGGGTCCATCCACGCAAGGGGCCGCATCCCGATCATCGCCGGCGGTTCCAACAGGTACCTCGAGGCGCTGCTGGACTGGGAGCCGGCGTTCCGCCGGCGCTACGAATGCTGCTTCCTCTGGGTGGACGGCGACCTGCCGGTGCTGGACCGGTACATCCGCGGCCGCGTGGACTGCATGCTGGAGCAGGGGCTCGTAGACGAGGTCCGGGGCATCTTCCAGCCGGACGCCGACTACTCCCGGGGCATCCGGAGGGCCATCGGCGTGCCGGAGATGGACAAGTACTTCCGTCTGGAGGCCGtgggggagctggacggtgATGACGACGAACTGCGTGCGCAGCTGCTCTCTGTAGCCGTCGACGAGATCAAGGCCAATACGTGCGGGCTGGTGCGCCGCCAGCTGCGGAAGATTCGCCGGCTCCTCGGTATCTCAAGGTggagcctccgccgcctcgacgCCACGGCGGTGCTCATGTTGAAGACAAGCGTGGCCAGGGACCCCGAAACCGAGCGCGCCGCGTGGGAGGCGGACGTCGCGGGGCCTGCCACGAGGGCAGTGGCCACCTTTCTGGGCCGTAATGGTCAGACGACAGACGGCAAGGCTGGGTTGGTCGCGGCAGCGGCCAAAGAGGTGGCCATGGCGGGCGCTGGCACGACGGAGTGGTGCGGCCAGCAGCTTGAGAAGGCAGCGGTGGTGCCGGGCCGTGCCCGTGTGTTCCTTGGAATGAAGGCAGCTGCTGCGGCGGTTTGA